The Thermococcus peptonophilus genomic sequence CCCGAAGTACAAGAGCGGCTTCGCCCTGAGGTTCCCGCGCTACGTCGCTCTTAGGGAAGATAAAAGCCCCGAGGAGGCCGATACAATAGAGAGGGTAGCGGAGCTCTACGAGCTCCAGGAAAAATTTAAGGCGAAGAAGTGAATTCCATACCATCGTCCTCGCTGAATGATATTCCCCTTTCATTCCAGAACTCCTGAGCTTTCTTTTTTCTTTCCTCTAGAGCTCTTCTTGCCATTCTGTGAGCTACCCCAAAGGCCTCGTCCACGTGGTAGTAGGTGTAAACAATCGCGGCGATTCCCATGATTGAGGCCAGCGGGGAGAGGTCTGAAATGGCCAGCGTTACAAATACCGGGGCGTCGTAGAGGGTGTGAAGCAACGCCGCCTTCAAATAACCTGAAAGGAGTGAGCCTTTTAGAGCATCCTCAAGGGCGATCGCCGTGAAGGAAACATGATACATGACCACGACAATTCTAAGGAGAGCGCCCAGGATGTTGCCGGAGAAGAAAAGAGTTATCCCGTAAAGAACGGCCTCTATAACTGCGAATATTAAAGCAACCTTGACAGTAAGCCTCCAGCGGTAGAGTTCATCTCCACCACGGAGATACGGAGAGAGCTTTGCCCCTTCCTCTACAAAACCAGCTACGAGCGGCAGGAACAGAAGGCCCGCATCAGAAGAAATGGGATACAACACGAGGAGTTCAAGGACGGCAGCTCCTCCAAATGCCAGGAATCCATATTTCAGGGCTTTTCCTGTCTCCACTATAGGGGTTATCCTGTCCAACTCAGAGAGCCAGCTATTGGTTTTTCCGTAAAGCTTTACACCAACGAACACTGCGAATATCAAGTACAGTATCAGCAGGATTTCACTCACCATGAGATCACCATTAACACTGTTGATGGTCATTTTAAAAGCTTTGCCCGGCAGATTTTTATATCCTTACTCTCAGCTGAGCTGGGGATTGTCATGAAGAACTCAAAAGACGAACTGATACGGCTCTTTTTTGACGAAGAGGCGATACTATTCGGCCGCTTCATACTGACGTCGGGGAAGAAGAGCGACTACTACATAAACGTCAAGAAGCTCAGCACCAAACCTCATGCGCTCAAGCTCATAGCAAAGCTCATGGCAGAGGAAGCTCAGAAAAGAGGGATAGCCTTTGATAGGGTCGCCGGGCCAGAACTCGGGGCCATCCCGATAGCCACCGCCCTTGCATTGGAAACGGAAAAACCGCTCGTAATCGTCAGGAAAAAACCAAAGGGGCACGGAACTGGAAGCCAGCTTGAGGGTGAGGTTAAAGCGGGTGATAAAGTTCTCCTTGTCGAAGACGTCACTACGACGGGTGGAAGCGTCTTGAAGGCTGCGGAAGTTCTCGAAAGGGAAGGTGCAGAAATAGCGGCCGTAATGGTTGTCGTTGACAGAGAAGAAGGAGCCGAGGAGGCCATAGGCGCAAAATACACTTTCCTCCCACTGGTCAGGGTCTCAGAGCTTTTTGCCAGAAGGGAAGAGCCTCAGAAAGAGTGAACGGAGCGTATCAAGAAAGCTATCGATTAGACCTCTTTTTATTTCCACGTTAAAGATCCATTCTCTAAGGACATCGCCGGCCATCCTGATATCCCTGGCTGCACGGGAGTGCGGGACGTTCACAACAACAGGGATTCCCCTGTTTTGACTCGCTGGAACAGCGGGGTCAAAGGAAACTATGCCCACAACGGGAACGCCAACGCTCTCCTCAAGGTACTCAACGATGTCATCAACTATTGGCTTTTCCTCCCGGATCTTGTTCAATATGACTCCAACTTTGAGACCGTAGGCTTCTCCAAGGGCTTTGAGCTTGTCCACCTCGTTTTCCACCATCTTCCTGAAGGAGTGAACCGGACATCTCCCAAGCTCCACTACAATCAGCTGGTACTGAGCGAGCCTGAAGGTGGAAATGGTATCAAAGGGAATTCCAACGGGAGAGTCAATGAATGTTACATCGTAATTCTCCGCCGCTTCACGCACAATATCTCTGAGTCGCTTTTCATCCATTGTGAGGATATCAAACAGCTTTGAACTGCCGGGGAGGACATCAACTCCAGTCTTGACGTCGTGGTAGATAGCATCCTTGAGTCTGGTATCTGGATTAGACAGAAGGGTGTGGAGGTTTGTGACGGGGTTGTAGATACCGAAATG encodes the following:
- the pyrE gene encoding orotate phosphoribosyltransferase → MKNSKDELIRLFFDEEAILFGRFILTSGKKSDYYINVKKLSTKPHALKLIAKLMAEEAQKRGIAFDRVAGPELGAIPIATALALETEKPLVIVRKKPKGHGTGSQLEGEVKAGDKVLLVEDVTTTGGSVLKAAEVLEREGAEIAAVMVVVDREEGAEEAIGAKYTFLPLVRVSELFARREEPQKE
- a CDS encoding MinD/ParA family ATP-binding protein; protein product: MVAIVITGRGGAGKTTMSANLSTYFSLSGYKTLVIDGDLYLPKLAFHFGIYNPVTNLHTLLSNPDTRLKDAIYHDVKTGVDVLPGSSKLFDILTMDEKRLRDIVREAAENYDVTFIDSPVGIPFDTISTFRLAQYQLIVVELGRCPVHSFRKMVENEVDKLKALGEAYGLKVGVILNKIREEKPIVDDIVEYLEESVGVPVVGIVSFDPAVPASQNRGIPVVVNVPHSRAARDIRMAGDVLREWIFNVEIKRGLIDSFLDTLRSLFLRLFPSGKKL